Proteins from a single region of Methanotorris igneus Kol 5:
- the cobK gene encoding precorrin-6A reductase, which translates to MKRILIMGGTSDANNIAKKLKELGNLFLITTTTTDFGGDIAKKYADVVISKPLDKDALKNVILNYSVDLLIDATHPFAVIASKNAVEVAKELNINYIRYERPSEIFKHEKIVYVKDFEEAAKKALEISNKKVFHMAGIKNLKTVVDIVGKDRVIARILPISINKALELLPPQNIVAMQGVFSKELNKYLILDYNCDVIITKESGDSGGFKEKILGALEADATPIVIKRPKIDYPVVFNDIDSLIGHIQNLDKNY; encoded by the coding sequence ATGAAGAGAATACTAATAATGGGTGGCACAAGCGATGCAAATAATATAGCAAAAAAATTAAAAGAATTGGGCAATTTATTTTTAATTACCACTACAACAACAGATTTTGGTGGAGATATTGCAAAGAAATATGCCGATGTCGTTATATCAAAGCCTCTCGATAAAGATGCACTAAAAAATGTTATTTTAAACTATTCTGTTGATTTATTAATTGATGCAACGCACCCTTTTGCAGTAATAGCAAGCAAAAATGCGGTAGAAGTGGCAAAAGAACTAAATATTAATTATATAAGGTATGAAAGACCTTCAGAAATATTTAAACATGAAAAGATAGTTTATGTAAAGGATTTTGAGGAAGCCGCTAAAAAGGCATTGGAGATAAGTAATAAAAAAGTATTCCACATGGCGGGAATTAAGAATTTAAAAACTGTTGTTGATATTGTGGGGAAAGATAGGGTAATAGCAAGAATTCTACCTATATCCATAAATAAGGCATTAGAACTTTTACCACCTCAAAATATCGTCGCCATGCAGGGGGTCTTTTCAAAGGAATTGAACAAATATTTAATATTGGATTATAATTGCGATGTTATTATAACCAAAGAGAGTGGAGATAGTGGGGGATTTAAAGAGAAGATTTTAGGAGCTTTGGAAGCAGATGCCACACCAATAGTGATTAAAAGGCCTAAGATTGATTATCCAGTAGTTTTTAAT